Proteins encoded by one window of Cupriavidus sp. EM10:
- a CDS encoding hemerythrin domain-containing protein — translation MLDEAKDEHAEAKQIIARIQANPAEGLESNFKALVAGVRHHVKEEEDEMFPMVVANAVPLDDVARQLSTRKSQLKTGAQ, via the coding sequence GTGCTGGACGAAGCCAAGGACGAGCATGCCGAGGCCAAGCAGATCATTGCCAGGATCCAGGCCAATCCGGCCGAAGGGCTGGAGAGCAATTTCAAAGCGCTTGTTGCTGGGGTTCGGCATCACGTCAAAGAGGAAGAGGATGAGATGTTCCCCATGGTTGTGGCGAATGCCGTTCCGCTCGACGATGTCGCCAGGCAATTGAGCACGCGGAAAAGCCAGTTGAAGACGGGCGCTCAGTGA
- a CDS encoding Nramp family divalent metal transporter, with product MPAEFFCAHVWIGDGTGHFLAQVALQVARSPRKSLATAETGGTLHLSIVLALSSVIRVCHRIQRPPDIRLRGDAVSLFYNGLTLKPTSWQLTDQGGAMQAKTSKERGDRSESHHAVAGDVDEPHGSEAPAEPDEAPAPWYKLMGPGLVTGAADDDPSGIVTYAQAGAQFGNGLLWSLLLSLPLMIAIQLVCARLGRISGSGIVANIRRHRSPRVAYGFVALLVVANTLNIGADLAAMGDALALVAGGHRWIYTLAFSGVSLCLQLFVPYRRYASYLRWLSVSLIVYVIAMFMLKVDWYDAAVSAVIPQLRFSHEYLMILVAVFGTTISPYLFVWQAASEVEEMEADRQALPLRKAPEQAAMELRRINIDTVTGMVVSAGIAFCIMLTASYALHAHGVVNIESSVDAAKALEPIAGKWAALLFALGIIGTGLLAVPVLAGSVGYAAAEALRWRRSLEEKPLSAKHFYAVIAAAMVIGAALCFAPIEPARMLVWSAVLNGIAAAPAMIMLQWMSRDARIVGAFAPSTVTHLLAWCATGVMWLTVIVLCVAAVLD from the coding sequence GTGCCTGCTGAATTCTTCTGCGCCCACGTGTGGATAGGAGACGGCACCGGTCATTTTCTGGCTCAGGTGGCATTGCAAGTTGCGCGTTCACCACGCAAATCCCTCGCCACCGCCGAGACCGGTGGCACCCTGCATTTATCCATTGTTCTCGCGCTTTCGTCTGTCATCCGCGTCTGTCACCGAATTCAGCGGCCGCCTGACATCCGCTTGCGCGGCGATGCCGTATCCCTCTTCTACAACGGTCTGACACTCAAGCCTACTTCATGGCAACTTACAGACCAGGGGGGTGCCATGCAAGCGAAGACGTCAAAGGAGAGAGGCGACCGCTCCGAAAGCCATCACGCCGTGGCCGGCGACGTCGATGAACCCCATGGTTCCGAGGCGCCGGCCGAGCCAGACGAGGCCCCGGCGCCCTGGTACAAGCTGATGGGGCCGGGGCTTGTCACGGGTGCTGCAGATGACGATCCAAGCGGCATCGTCACCTACGCCCAAGCCGGCGCGCAGTTTGGCAATGGGCTGTTGTGGAGCCTGCTATTGTCGCTGCCGCTCATGATCGCCATCCAGCTTGTCTGTGCAAGGCTGGGTCGCATATCCGGCAGCGGCATTGTCGCCAATATACGCCGGCATCGGTCCCCGAGAGTCGCTTATGGATTCGTGGCGCTACTGGTGGTGGCCAACACGCTGAACATCGGCGCCGATCTCGCCGCAATGGGCGATGCGCTGGCGCTCGTCGCAGGCGGACATCGATGGATCTACACTCTGGCCTTCTCCGGCGTTTCGCTCTGCCTGCAGCTCTTTGTCCCTTACCGGCGATACGCCAGTTACCTGCGCTGGCTGAGCGTGTCCCTGATCGTCTACGTTATCGCCATGTTCATGCTGAAGGTGGACTGGTACGACGCCGCCGTTTCTGCAGTCATTCCACAGCTTCGATTCTCACATGAGTATCTGATGATTCTGGTGGCCGTCTTTGGTACGACGATCAGTCCCTACCTTTTCGTCTGGCAGGCCGCCTCCGAAGTCGAAGAAATGGAAGCAGATCGCCAGGCACTTCCACTGCGCAAGGCGCCCGAGCAGGCCGCCATGGAGCTTCGTCGCATCAACATCGACACGGTGACCGGCATGGTGGTGTCAGCCGGCATTGCATTCTGCATCATGCTCACGGCTTCCTATGCGTTGCACGCGCATGGCGTAGTGAACATCGAATCGTCGGTGGACGCGGCCAAGGCGTTGGAACCCATCGCCGGCAAGTGGGCCGCCTTGCTGTTTGCGCTTGGCATCATTGGTACCGGTCTTCTGGCTGTCCCCGTGCTCGCCGGTTCGGTCGGGTACGCGGCCGCCGAGGCGTTGCGCTGGCGGCGAAGCCTGGAGGAGAAGCCGCTTTCAGCCAAACACTTCTACGCCGTGATTGCCGCTGCGATGGTTATCGGAGCCGCCCTTTGCTTCGCCCCGATCGAGCCCGCCAGGATGCTGGTTTGGAGCGCCGTACTTAACGGTATTGCTGCGGCGCCCGCGATGATCATGTTGCAGTGGATGTCACGCGACGCCAGGATCGTCGGCGCATTCGCGCCATCAACCGTCACTCACCTGCTGGCATGGTGCGCCACGGGCGTGATGTGGTTGACGGTTATTGTCCTGTGCGTGGCGGCAGTCCTGGACTGA
- a CDS encoding carbohydrate porin — translation MTGAVSYPHVGAEEFSRHGPLRFVHTVHWTAILAMAVLVLAMCFGPRAFAADQDPTASLEEIAAASGSEISKPDEMASVHGQSTYIWQYKPAFPAAYTGAKSLLPTAEHGYSWSATLSVGLRLWHGASVFLDPELIQGVAFSDSQGLGGLANGELAKAAVANPTVYRARLFLRQEIALGEERESVESGFHQLAGQQSKRRIVITAGNLSVLDVFNSLEYAHDPRSEFINTAFTSHASFDFPADARGYTWGAAIEYIDGDWSVRLGRFMQPLEPNGLQLDTRIFEHYGDMLELEHGYTVFENAGKVRLLLWRNHAHMGAFSDALRLADQTGGPPDVGQVRREHAKLGAGVSLEQKVGESLGLYARADWADDKTESYAFTEVGRSASVGAILKGNYWHRGKDSLGLQWHSTDCQSGIRHILRAAASEASLAMARSDMAPSRSASCSTASPWSAIFSSAPISIHQTPGLQPRSRASAVLRRARARAVLRICAMLSVSAPERGN, via the coding sequence ATGACCGGTGCCGTCTCCTATCCACACGTGGGCGCAGAAGAATTCAGCAGGCACGGGCCTCTCCGCTTTGTCCATACTGTCCACTGGACGGCCATCCTGGCGATGGCTGTCCTAGTGCTTGCCATGTGTTTCGGCCCGCGCGCCTTCGCCGCTGACCAGGATCCCACTGCCAGCCTGGAGGAGATCGCGGCAGCCAGCGGCAGCGAGATATCAAAACCCGACGAGATGGCTTCGGTCCACGGACAGTCGACGTACATCTGGCAGTACAAGCCCGCCTTTCCGGCGGCCTACACCGGCGCCAAAAGCCTCTTGCCGACGGCAGAACATGGGTATTCCTGGTCGGCCACCTTGAGCGTGGGACTTCGACTCTGGCACGGTGCTTCCGTTTTCCTGGACCCCGAACTCATACAGGGCGTGGCCTTCTCGGATTCGCAAGGCCTGGGCGGATTGGCAAACGGGGAACTGGCCAAGGCGGCCGTGGCGAACCCCACCGTCTACCGGGCGCGTCTGTTCCTGCGCCAGGAGATCGCGCTGGGGGAGGAGCGGGAATCGGTGGAGTCCGGCTTTCATCAACTCGCGGGCCAGCAGAGCAAGCGCCGTATCGTCATCACGGCGGGCAATCTGTCGGTGCTCGATGTCTTCAACAGTCTGGAGTACGCCCACGACCCCCGCAGCGAATTCATCAATACCGCCTTTACTTCGCACGCCTCTTTCGATTTTCCTGCCGATGCGCGGGGCTACACCTGGGGGGCCGCGATCGAGTATATCGATGGCGATTGGTCAGTGCGGCTGGGACGGTTCATGCAACCGCTTGAGCCGAACGGCCTGCAACTGGACACCCGCATTTTCGAGCACTATGGAGACATGCTGGAACTGGAGCACGGCTACACCGTGTTCGAGAATGCGGGAAAGGTGCGATTGTTGCTCTGGAGAAATCACGCGCATATGGGCGCGTTCTCTGACGCGTTGCGGCTCGCAGATCAGACGGGCGGTCCCCCCGATGTCGGCCAGGTCCGGCGCGAGCACGCCAAACTTGGAGCGGGCGTCAGCCTGGAGCAAAAGGTCGGCGAATCGCTAGGGCTTTATGCCAGGGCGGATTGGGCCGACGACAAGACGGAGAGCTATGCGTTCACGGAGGTGGGAAGGAGCGCGTCGGTGGGCGCCATCCTGAAGGGCAACTACTGGCATCGCGGCAAAGACAGCCTTGGTTTGCAATGGCACTCAACGGATTGTCAGAGCGGCATCAGGCATATCTTGCGCGCGGCGGCCTCGGAGGCTTCCTTGGCGATGGCGCGCTCCGATATGGCCCCGAGCAGGTCTGCGAGTTGTTCTACAGCTTCGCCTTGGAGCGCCATCTTTTCATCAGCCCCGATTTCAATACATCAGACACCCGGGCTACAACCGCGATCGCGGGCCAGCGCGGTTCTACGGCGTGCGCGTGCACGCGCAGTTCTGAGAATCTGCGCGATGCTGTCCGTGTCGGCTCCTGAGAGGGGCAATTGA
- a CDS encoding LysE family translocator, whose product MPRPWTRYVVLLGRTIAQGRAAGLCAALGINLGAYVHLLAAVTGLSALILASATAFSIVKWLGALYLIYLGWGALRAKGGVDPGAADARKNALHRISGKDFLVMC is encoded by the coding sequence GTGCCTCGTCCCTGGACCCGATATGTTGTTTTGCTCGGGCGAACGATCGCTCAGGGCCGCGCAGCCGGTTTGTGCGCGGCGTTGGGAATCAATCTCGGCGCCTATGTGCACTTGCTCGCTGCGGTGACAGGTCTTTCAGCGCTTATCCTCGCGTCGGCGACGGCATTCTCCATCGTCAAATGGCTCGGGGCGTTATACCTGATCTATCTCGGTTGGGGAGCGTTACGCGCTAAGGGAGGCGTCGATCCTGGCGCAGCCGATGCTCGAAAGAACGCTCTGCACAGAATTTCTGGCAAGGATTTCTTAGTGATGTGTTGA
- a CDS encoding VOC family protein produces the protein MSESAVDLRSFSFVLAVPDLERSASYFRDALGFRLEWPEGSDWQLASRDSVRIMMGHCPDALAPSATGDHSYFAYLNTTDANALHEEFLSRGAIILHPPRISRMVCESSS, from the coding sequence ATGTCTGAATCCGCCGTCGATCTGCGTTCGTTTTCTTTCGTGCTCGCAGTACCCGATCTTGAGCGAAGCGCTTCATACTTTCGCGACGCACTCGGCTTTCGCCTCGAATGGCCAGAAGGCTCTGACTGGCAACTCGCATCAAGAGATAGTGTGCGCATTATGATGGGCCATTGCCCGGATGCACTTGCGCCGTCTGCAACAGGCGACCACAGCTATTTTGCCTACCTTAACACCACCGACGCCAATGCACTTCATGAAGAATTTTTAAGCAGGGGTGCCATCATTTTGCACCCCCCGCGGATAAGCCGCATGGTATGCGAGAGTTCCTCGTAG
- a CDS encoding LysR family transcriptional regulator: MREISLDRLRTLVAIADRGSFAEAARALHLAPPTVSLHIADLESRIGAPLLSRKRGQVRPSAIGEVLVERARRLLADAEQTLDDIERQVQGLEGRVRLGASTGAIAHLLPQALEGLRQHHPAIDIQVAVLTSQETLSRLADGTLDIGLVALPQSPAAGLVIKPWRRDPVMAFVPADWHCPAHVTPEWLAARPLILNDATTRLSRLTAEWFATGGYHPAPRIELNYNDAIKSLVAAGYGAALLPHEETAPSPDPRIVMRPLRPALWRRLGIAHRAGHVERSTQHVLDVLRDLRLG, from the coding sequence ATGCGAGAGATCAGCCTGGACCGCCTGCGCACACTTGTCGCCATTGCAGACCGCGGCTCGTTTGCCGAAGCGGCGCGCGCGCTGCACCTGGCGCCGCCCACGGTCAGCCTTCATATCGCCGACCTGGAAAGCCGCATCGGGGCCCCGCTGCTGTCGCGCAAGCGTGGACAAGTCCGCCCATCGGCGATCGGTGAGGTGCTGGTGGAACGCGCACGTCGCCTGCTGGCCGATGCGGAGCAGACGCTGGACGATATCGAGCGTCAGGTGCAGGGGCTGGAGGGCCGCGTCCGGCTTGGGGCGTCGACGGGCGCGATCGCCCACCTGCTGCCTCAGGCGCTCGAGGGGCTGCGCCAGCACCATCCCGCCATCGACATCCAGGTAGCCGTTCTGACGTCGCAGGAAACGTTGTCCCGCCTGGCGGACGGGACGCTGGACATCGGCCTGGTGGCCCTGCCTCAGTCTCCGGCGGCGGGACTGGTGATCAAACCCTGGCGGCGTGACCCGGTGATGGCCTTCGTGCCTGCGGATTGGCACTGCCCGGCCCACGTCACGCCCGAATGGCTGGCAGCCCGGCCGCTCATTCTCAATGACGCCACCACGCGCCTGTCACGCCTGACCGCGGAATGGTTCGCGACCGGCGGATACCATCCGGCGCCGCGCATCGAACTGAACTACAACGACGCAATCAAGAGCCTGGTAGCGGCGGGCTATGGCGCGGCGCTGCTGCCCCACGAGGAAACCGCCCCATCGCCCGACCCGCGCATTGTCATGCGTCCGCTGCGCCCGGCGCTATGGCGTCGGCTCGGCATAGCACACCGTGCGGGCCACGTCGAGCGGTCCACCCAACACGTACTGGATGTATTGCGCGATCTGCGGCTGGGGTAG
- the argC gene encoding N-acetyl-gamma-glutamyl-phosphate reductase — MRSPVVFIDGDQGTTGLLIHERLRDRADIQLISLPAAERKDPRRRAEAINGCDIAILCLPDAAAREAVATIVNPAVRVIDASSAHRTHPDWTYGFPEMASGQAERIARAHRVTNPGCYPTGAIGLLGPLVQAGLIPGDYPISIHAVSGYSGRGRSGVEQYEGSEAASAPAFQIYGLGLTHKHVPEIQQHTGLAAPPIFVPAYGAYRQGIVLTVPLALRMLPPGVNGATLHACLARHYADASHVQVLPLQESSAVAHLDPQALNGTNDMRLGVFSGVEHGHVLLSAVFDNLGKGASGAAIQNLNLMLA; from the coding sequence ATGCGCTCTCCTGTTGTTTTCATCGACGGCGACCAAGGCACCACCGGGCTGCTGATCCACGAACGGCTCCGCGACCGGGCCGATATCCAACTGATTTCGCTGCCTGCCGCGGAGCGCAAGGATCCGCGGCGTCGCGCCGAAGCGATCAACGGCTGCGACATTGCCATCCTGTGTTTGCCGGATGCCGCTGCGCGCGAGGCAGTCGCCACAATCGTCAATCCCGCCGTGCGGGTCATCGACGCAAGTTCCGCCCACCGTACCCACCCGGACTGGACCTACGGATTTCCGGAAATGGCGTCCGGACAGGCCGAGCGGATTGCCCGGGCACACCGCGTGACCAATCCCGGCTGCTATCCGACCGGTGCAATTGGCCTGCTCGGCCCGCTGGTGCAGGCCGGGCTGATTCCGGGTGATTACCCCATCAGCATTCACGCCGTTTCCGGCTACTCGGGACGCGGCCGCAGCGGCGTGGAGCAGTACGAGGGTTCCGAAGCCGCCAGCGCGCCTGCGTTCCAGATCTATGGCCTGGGACTGACGCACAAGCACGTGCCGGAGATCCAGCAGCACACCGGGCTGGCGGCGCCCCCCATCTTCGTGCCGGCGTATGGGGCGTACCGCCAGGGCATCGTGCTGACGGTGCCGCTGGCGCTGCGCATGCTGCCACCTGGCGTGAACGGCGCCACGTTGCACGCCTGCCTTGCGCGTCACTATGCCGACGCAAGTCATGTGCAGGTCTTGCCGCTGCAAGAATCGTCCGCGGTCGCGCACCTGGACCCGCAAGCGCTGAACGGTACCAACGACATGCGCCTGGGCGTATTTTCGGGCGTGGAGCACGGGCACGTGCTGTTGTCGGCCGTCTTCGACAACCTTGGCAAGGGCGCGTCCGGCGCGGCGATTCAGAACCTGAACCTGATGCTCGCGTAG
- a CDS encoding BON domain-containing protein — protein MHEDTRRTGGYPKGYTRSDESIREDLCERLAFSDDVDARDVEVSVDAGIVKLTGSVPDRRQKRWIEELAARVSGVRDVTNHLRETAQDGSGAMPGAHISGVSQGSPATGSSASSYGGGLERGDSREFPKGRDPYGGTTNPMKSVT, from the coding sequence ATGCATGAAGATACGAGGCGAACGGGGGGATACCCCAAGGGCTACACGCGGTCGGACGAAAGCATCCGCGAGGATCTGTGCGAGCGGCTGGCTTTCAGCGATGACGTCGACGCGCGCGATGTGGAGGTAAGTGTCGACGCTGGTATCGTGAAGTTGACCGGATCGGTACCCGACCGGCGCCAGAAGCGGTGGATCGAGGAACTGGCCGCGCGGGTATCAGGCGTGCGGGACGTCACCAATCATCTGCGCGAGACGGCGCAGGACGGCTCGGGGGCGATGCCCGGCGCGCATATCAGCGGCGTGAGCCAAGGCAGCCCCGCGACCGGCTCTTCGGCAAGCAGCTATGGCGGTGGGCTGGAGCGCGGCGATTCGCGCGAGTTTCCAAAGGGGCGCGATCCCTATGGTGGCACGACCAATCCCATGAAGTCGGTGACATGA
- a CDS encoding IS3-like element ISRme13 family transposase (programmed frameshift), with product MTSKTKRAQYTLEFKLEAVRLVKSGQSMAVVSATLGIRAQTLHNWVKAEREGKLTGAGMKPVSPEQMELARLRAEVARLKMERDILKKPRSILCEGVGVRYAFIERNRRYWPVSVLCELLGVSPSGYHQRKQRTVSTDRPDRGRLSDDALLAHIKAIHAGVKGEYGWPRMWKELLARGVRVGKERVRKLMALHGIRARHKRKYIATTNSNHDLPVAPNLLQRDFSPAAPNQVWTSDITYVATAEGWLYLVVIIDLFSRQVVGWSMQPHMKAELVTDALRMAWFRRRPEAGVIVHTDRGSQYCSHLFQDALKAYGMRSSMSRRGDCWDNAPTESLWGSLKVARLHGRQFATRRAAMDEVIDWLGFYNASRLHSTLGYVSPMTFEKNWSAAQQHRAA from the exons ATGACAAGCAAGACAAAGCGGGCGCAGTACACGCTGGAATTCAAGCTGGAAGCGGTACGGCTGGTGAAGAGCGGGCAGAGCATGGCAGTGGTTAGCGCGACCCTGGGCATCAGAGCGCAGACGCTGCATAACTGGGTCAAGGCGGAGCGGGAAGGCAAGCTGACTGGTGCGGGTATGAAGCCGGTCAGCCCGGAGCAGATGGAGCTGGCCCGGCTTCGGGCGGAGGTGGCGCGCTTGAAGATGGAGCGCGATATTTTAAAAAAGCC CCGCAGCATACTTTGCGAAGGAGTCGGTGTGAGGTATGCGTTCATCGAGCGAAACCGACGTTACTGGCCGGTCTCGGTCCTGTGTGAGCTGTTAGGGGTCAGCCCCAGCGGCTATCACCAGCGCAAGCAACGCACAGTAAGCACCGACAGGCCAGATAGAGGCCGACTCAGTGACGATGCCTTGTTGGCCCACATCAAGGCGATTCACGCCGGGGTCAAGGGGGAGTACGGCTGGCCGCGCATGTGGAAGGAACTGCTGGCGCGTGGGGTGCGGGTGGGCAAGGAGCGTGTTCGCAAGCTGATGGCGCTGCACGGCATCCGTGCCCGCCACAAGCGCAAGTACATCGCGACAACCAACTCGAACCACGATTTGCCGGTGGCCCCCAATCTGCTGCAACGCGACTTTAGCCCAGCAGCACCCAATCAAGTCTGGACGAGCGACATAACCTATGTGGCGACCGCCGAAGGCTGGCTCTACCTGGTGGTCATCATCGACCTGTTCAGCCGGCAGGTGGTTGGCTGGTCGATGCAACCACACATGAAGGCCGAATTGGTCACGGACGCGCTGCGCATGGCCTGGTTCCGGCGCCGCCCGGAAGCCGGTGTGATTGTGCACACCGACCGGGGAAGCCAGTATTGCAGCCATCTGTTTCAAGACGCCCTGAAGGCGTATGGCATGCGCTCGTCAATGAGCCGCAGGGGCGATTGCTGGGACAACGCGCCGACTGAGAGTCTGTGGGGGTCGTTGAAGGTCGCTCGCCTGCACGGTCGCCAGTTCGCTACCCGCCGCGCCGCAATGGACGAGGTAATTGACTGGCTTGGCTTTTATAATGCCAGCCGACTCCACTCGACGCTGGGCTACGTCAGCCCCATGACGTTCGAGAAAAACTGGTCCGCAGCTCAGCAACACCGGGCTGCCTAA
- a CDS encoding FdhF/YdeP family oxidoreductase — translation MKRGKSEVSPTESAGGWGSLKAVARILVHEHVPLRASQALAHQNKPDGFMCVSCSWAKPKDPHAFEFCENGAKATAWDLTARSIGADFFDRHTVAELHQWHDHDLEDAGRLVAPLRWDPATDKYVQVPWAQAFDEIGRELRAMDPKSAVFYTSGRASLETAYMYQLFARMYGTNNMPDSSNMCHESTSVGLKASIGVGVGTITLDDFEKTDLMFFFGQNVGTNSPRMLHPLQDARKRGVPIITFNPLREPGLVSFVNPQSPAEMLGPGATQISTQYHQVKAGGDTAAMMGICKALLEADADDIMNGGTGLLDREFIAEHTVGFESFSDCVKATPWEDITRESGLTRAALTEAARVYGAAKAVIAHFGMGLTQHRHGVQNVRMVANLLLLRGNMGKPGAGASPIRGHSNVQGQRTVGITEKPELAPLDKLAAQYRFEPPREKGLDTVGACRGIIDGSVRAVVQLGGNLVRSVPDRYVVEPAWRKLRLTVGIATKLNRSHLVHGAVSYVLPCLSRIEIDQRASGPQAVSMEDSTGCFHGSRGVADPAAPDLLSEQQIVAGIADATLGAGNHVDWSAWANDYALVRHAIEETYPDIFGGLNDRMWQPGGFRRPMPVAERQWKTKSGKAEFFTPTSLMEDPDAPETGPDTLRLFTLRSDNQFNTTVYSLDDRFRGIKGSRMVVLMNTGDIARLGLSAGQRVRLEAVAADGRARRVDDFEVVPFDIPAGCVAGYFPECNPLLPLSHHAEESHVPAAKSIPVRVTAMEADAAGTEASAA, via the coding sequence GTGAAACGCGGCAAGTCCGAAGTCAGTCCGACCGAATCGGCGGGTGGGTGGGGGTCCCTGAAGGCGGTCGCCAGAATCCTGGTTCACGAGCATGTGCCGCTGCGGGCAAGCCAGGCGCTGGCCCACCAGAACAAGCCGGACGGCTTCATGTGCGTCAGCTGTTCGTGGGCCAAGCCGAAGGACCCGCATGCGTTTGAATTCTGCGAGAACGGTGCCAAGGCAACTGCCTGGGACCTCACGGCTCGCAGCATCGGCGCCGACTTTTTCGATCGCCATACGGTCGCCGAACTCCATCAATGGCACGACCACGATCTGGAAGATGCGGGCCGTCTGGTGGCGCCGCTGCGCTGGGACCCTGCCACGGACAAGTACGTGCAGGTGCCGTGGGCGCAGGCCTTCGACGAGATTGGTCGGGAGCTGCGTGCGATGGACCCGAAGTCGGCGGTGTTCTACACCTCGGGGCGGGCGTCGCTGGAAACGGCCTACATGTACCAGTTGTTTGCGCGGATGTACGGCACGAACAACATGCCGGACAGCTCGAATATGTGCCACGAAAGTACGTCGGTGGGCCTGAAGGCGTCGATTGGCGTCGGCGTGGGCACGATCACGCTGGACGACTTCGAGAAAACCGACCTGATGTTCTTCTTCGGCCAGAACGTCGGCACCAACAGCCCGCGCATGCTTCACCCGTTGCAGGATGCCCGCAAGCGCGGCGTCCCGATCATCACCTTCAATCCGCTGCGCGAGCCTGGCCTGGTGAGTTTCGTGAACCCGCAATCGCCTGCGGAGATGCTGGGCCCCGGTGCCACGCAGATCAGCACGCAGTATCACCAGGTCAAGGCGGGTGGCGACACGGCGGCGATGATGGGCATCTGCAAGGCGCTGCTCGAAGCCGATGCCGACGACATCATGAATGGCGGGACGGGTCTGCTGGACCGCGAATTCATTGCCGAACACACCGTCGGATTCGAATCCTTCAGCGACTGTGTGAAGGCCACGCCATGGGAAGACATCACGCGGGAAAGCGGCCTCACGCGTGCCGCGCTGACCGAGGCTGCCAGGGTGTACGGAGCGGCCAAGGCCGTCATCGCGCACTTCGGCATGGGCCTGACGCAGCATCGGCATGGCGTGCAGAACGTCAGGATGGTGGCCAACCTGCTGTTGCTGCGCGGGAATATGGGAAAGCCGGGCGCTGGGGCGTCGCCGATCCGGGGGCACTCGAACGTGCAGGGGCAGCGGACCGTCGGCATCACCGAGAAGCCCGAACTGGCGCCGCTCGACAAGCTGGCGGCGCAATACAGGTTCGAGCCGCCAAGGGAAAAGGGCCTCGATACCGTGGGCGCGTGTCGCGGCATCATCGACGGCAGCGTTCGGGCAGTGGTGCAACTGGGCGGGAACCTGGTGAGGTCGGTGCCTGACCGGTACGTGGTGGAACCCGCATGGCGCAAGCTGCGCCTGACGGTGGGTATCGCCACCAAGCTGAACCGCAGCCACCTGGTGCATGGGGCCGTCTCGTACGTGCTGCCGTGTTTGAGCCGCATCGAGATTGACCAGCGTGCCAGCGGCCCCCAGGCGGTGTCGATGGAGGACAGCACGGGGTGTTTCCACGGCTCCCGTGGCGTGGCCGATCCAGCCGCGCCGGACCTGCTCTCGGAGCAGCAGATCGTTGCCGGCATCGCGGACGCCACGCTGGGCGCAGGCAACCATGTCGACTGGAGCGCATGGGCGAACGACTATGCGCTGGTCCGGCACGCCATCGAGGAGACCTATCCGGACATCTTTGGCGGGCTCAACGACCGCATGTGGCAGCCGGGCGGCTTTCGGCGGCCGATGCCCGTGGCCGAGCGGCAATGGAAGACGAAAAGCGGCAAGGCGGAATTCTTCACGCCCACATCGTTGATGGAAGACCCCGATGCGCCCGAAACCGGGCCCGATACGCTCCGGCTGTTCACGCTGCGCAGCGACAACCAGTTCAACACCACGGTCTACTCGCTCGATGACCGCTTCCGGGGCATCAAGGGCAGCCGCATGGTGGTGCTGATGAATACGGGCGACATCGCGCGTCTTGGCCTGTCGGCGGGGCAGCGTGTCCGGCTCGAAGCGGTAGCGGCCGACGGCCGGGCTCGACGGGTGGACGATTTCGAGGTGGTGCCGTTCGACATCCCGGCCGGATGCGTGGCGGGGTACTTCCCGGAGTGCAATCCGCTGTTGCCGCTGTCGCACCACGCGGAAGAAAGCCATGTGCCGGCTGCGAAATCCATTCCGGTAAGGGTTACCGCCATGGAAGCGGATGCCGCCGGCACCGAAGCGTCCGCGGCGTGA
- a CDS encoding MBL fold metallo-hydrolase, with the protein MSETTSNLRPVTTNLGKEGAGELVSSRYAVRIGDVDVVLISDGILPLPTSTMSTNVSESDRNEWFDHRFLQRDMFDWALNIALVRSGDRLILVDSGVGDGFEYFTRAGRSVMRLETAGIGLAAITDIVITHMHMDHVGGLNVDGVKAKLNPNVRIHVAAAEVDFWKNPDFSRPVMPETVPPALRKAAAKFVALYSENIVQFGQTVEVAAGVSARVTGGHTPGHCVVDVASKGEKLTFVGDAIFEVGFDHPEWQNGFEHEPEVAANVRIGLLNEAAETGSMLAAAHIAFPSIGHIAKNGKGFRFVPVQWDY; encoded by the coding sequence ATGAGCGAAACCACCAGCAACTTGCGCCCCGTCACCACCAACCTTGGCAAGGAAGGTGCCGGCGAGCTCGTGTCTTCCCGCTACGCCGTGCGCATCGGTGACGTCGACGTCGTACTGATCAGTGACGGCATCCTGCCGCTGCCCACCTCGACGATGTCCACCAATGTCAGCGAATCGGATCGAAACGAGTGGTTCGACCACCGCTTCCTGCAGCGCGACATGTTCGACTGGGCCCTCAACATCGCGCTGGTGCGCAGCGGCGACCGCCTGATCCTGGTCGATTCCGGCGTGGGCGACGGCTTCGAGTACTTCACGCGCGCCGGCCGCTCGGTGATGCGCCTGGAAACGGCCGGCATCGGCCTGGCCGCGATTACCGATATCGTCATCACGCACATGCACATGGACCACGTGGGCGGGCTGAACGTGGATGGCGTCAAGGCCAAGCTGAACCCCAACGTGCGCATTCACGTGGCCGCCGCCGAAGTCGATTTCTGGAAGAACCCGGACTTCAGCAGGCCGGTGATGCCTGAAACGGTGCCTCCCGCGCTGCGCAAGGCAGCCGCGAAGTTCGTGGCGCTTTACAGCGAGAACATCGTCCAGTTCGGCCAGACAGTGGAAGTTGCCGCCGGCGTGTCGGCACGCGTGACGGGCGGCCATACGCCGGGCCACTGCGTCGTGGACGTGGCGTCGAAGGGCGAAAAGCTGACGTTCGTCGGCGATGCGATCTTCGAGGTCGGCTTCGACCACCCGGAATGGCAAAACGGCTTCGAGCACGAGCCGGAGGTGGCAGCGAACGTGCGTATCGGCCTGCTCAACGAGGCCGCCGAAACGGGCTCGATGCTGGCCGCCGCGCATATCGCCTTCCCGTCCATTGGCCATATCGCGAAGAACGGCAAGGGCTTCCGGTTCGTGCCGGTGCAGTGGGACTACTGA